CCATCCATTCGGGCAGATCGACATTTATCCTCTTGTGGGCTCGTCCGGGTCTTTTTGCCTTTGTGAGGTCGAGGTGTTCCGAGATGTTCTCCCCCGTGTCGAACTTCCTGTCAAAATCTTTGGCTTTCATAGAGCTGCTTCTCCTCTTTGCGCGCCCTGCGCGCTGAAATCACTCGCGTTTTT
The sequence above is a segment of the Syntrophorhabdus sp. genome. Coding sequences within it:
- a CDS encoding CopG family transcriptional regulator, with the translated sequence MKAKDFDRKFDTGENISEHLDLTKAKRPGRAHKRINVDLPEWMVTSLDQEAKRLGVTRQSIIKVWIAEMLKKAS